From Struthio camelus isolate bStrCam1 chromosome 29, bStrCam1.hap1, whole genome shotgun sequence, a single genomic window includes:
- the LOC138062738 gene encoding olfactory receptor 14J1-like has translation LHYGTLMDTRACVKMAAAAWASGFVSALLHTANTFSIPLCQDNVVDQFFCEIPHVLKLSCSHSYLSEVGLLVVSVGLGWGCFIFIVLSYVQIFRAVLRMPSEQGRHKAFSMCLPHLAVVSLFISTAVFAYLKPPSMSSPALDLVVAVVYSVVPPEFS, from the exons ctgcactatgggaccctcatggacaccagagcttgtgtcaagatggcagcagccgcctgggccagtggttttgtcagtgctctcctgcacactgctaacacattttccatccctctctgccAAGACAATgtcgtggaccagttcttctgtgagattcctcatgtcctcaagctctcctgctcacactcctacctcagcgAAGTGGGGCTTCTGGTGGTTTCTGTTGGATTAGGCtgggggtgtttcattttcattgtgctgtcctatgtgcagatcttcagagctgtgctgaggatgccctctgagcagggaaggcacaaagccttctccatgtgcctccctcacctggccgtggtctccctcttcatCAGTACggcagtgtttgcctacctgaagcccccctccatgtcctccccagctctggatctggtggtggctgttgtgtactcggtggtgcctcca GAGTTCTCGTAA
- the LOC138062739 gene encoding olfactory receptor 14J1-like, with product MAYDRYVAIFRPLHYGTLLGTRACVRMAAAAWATSFLHAVLHTANTFSIPLCQGNVLDQFFCEVPQILKLSCSQSYLREVGLLVVSTSLVFGCFIFIVLSYVQIFTAVLRMPSEQGRHKAFSMCLPHLAVVSLYMSTGLFAYLKPPSISSPGLDLVVAVLYSVVPPAVNPLLYSMRNKELKGALNKLIQMILVQQK from the coding sequence atggcctatgaccgctacgttgccatcttcagacccctgcactacgggaccctcctgggcaccagagcttgtgtcaggatggcagcagctgcctgggccactagttttctccatgctgtgctgcacactgccaacacattttccattcctctctgccaaggcaatgtcctggaccagttcttctgtgaggttccccagattctcaagctctcctgctctcagtcctacctccgggaagttgggcttCTTGTGGTTAGTACCTCTTTAGTCTTtggatgtttcattttcattgtgctgtcctatgtgcagatcttcacagctgtgctgaggatgccctctgagcagggaaggcacaaagccttctccatgtgcctccctcacctggccgtggtctccctgtacATGAGCACTGgcctgtttgcctacctgaagcccccctccatctcctctccaggtctggatctggtggtggccgttctgtactcggtggtgcctccagcagtgaaccccctcctctacagcatgaggaacaaggagctcaaaggTGCCCTGAACAAACTGATCCAAATGATTCTAGTTCAGCAGAAATAA